A single genomic interval of Stieleria maiorica harbors:
- a CDS encoding Gfo/Idh/MocA family protein, with product MSNRRTLLKAAGIAAVSPLALGTAIRPRPASAAASERIRLGVIGIGPRCRYVLGGMLKHADVECVTIADVQATRREQGKQLVDQQYGNTNCETVIDFRRVLDRKDIDAVLIATGDRWHATASMLAAEAGKDVYSEKPCGITIDLCRRLSETIERTGRVFQAGTQRRTVANFAQAVQLAHSGKLGKLQTLHATVYIPEINTTWLPGQPTPDRQVCDWNLWLGPAPWRPFHQDYVNGRWRGYVDFDSGARLLDWGAHTVDLCQWANQADETMPVEYTPDETGITAQYESGVKLRIHFLETPFGQRPGWVQSLGTCPVRFEGTQGSVEVGDSGGIVIKPESIGSGLPELPKKKSGLDVEAHSRNFLDCIKSRQLPNANHVVMRRSHTASHAAALSWLLQRTLRVDPATETFVGDDEANRLRFRPERDWA from the coding sequence ATGTCAAACCGAAGAACCCTGCTCAAAGCGGCCGGCATCGCCGCCGTTTCCCCTTTGGCGTTGGGCACCGCGATCCGCCCCCGCCCGGCCAGCGCGGCCGCCAGTGAACGGATTCGATTGGGAGTGATCGGGATCGGACCGCGATGCCGGTACGTACTAGGGGGCATGTTGAAACACGCCGATGTCGAGTGTGTCACGATCGCCGATGTCCAAGCGACCCGTCGTGAACAGGGAAAACAACTGGTCGACCAGCAGTACGGCAACACCAACTGTGAGACGGTGATCGACTTTCGACGCGTGTTAGACCGCAAGGACATCGACGCGGTTCTGATCGCCACGGGAGACCGCTGGCACGCAACCGCATCGATGCTGGCCGCCGAAGCGGGAAAGGACGTCTACAGCGAAAAACCATGCGGCATCACGATCGATCTTTGTCGCCGGCTTTCCGAAACCATCGAAAGAACCGGACGCGTCTTTCAAGCCGGCACGCAACGCCGCACGGTCGCTAATTTTGCCCAAGCCGTTCAGCTCGCCCACTCGGGGAAGCTCGGAAAACTTCAAACGCTGCACGCGACCGTTTACATTCCGGAGATCAACACGACTTGGTTGCCGGGACAGCCGACGCCGGACCGCCAGGTGTGCGATTGGAACCTTTGGTTGGGGCCGGCCCCCTGGCGTCCCTTCCATCAAGACTACGTCAACGGTCGCTGGCGCGGGTACGTCGATTTTGATTCCGGCGCGCGGTTGCTGGATTGGGGCGCCCACACGGTGGATTTGTGTCAGTGGGCCAACCAAGCTGACGAGACGATGCCGGTCGAATACACGCCGGACGAAACCGGGATCACCGCCCAGTATGAGAGTGGTGTGAAATTGAGGATCCATTTCTTGGAAACCCCCTTCGGCCAGCGGCCGGGTTGGGTCCAGTCGCTGGGGACCTGTCCGGTCCGTTTCGAAGGCACGCAAGGATCGGTCGAAGTCGGTGATAGCGGGGGCATCGTGATCAAACCCGAATCGATCGGCAGCGGATTGCCGGAGCTGCCGAAGAAAAAGTCGGGGTTGGACGTCGAAGCCCACTCGAGAAACTTTCTGGACTGCATCAAGTCGCGCCAGTTGCCCAACGCGAATCATGTCGTCATGCGTCGATCGCACACCGCGTCACACGCCGCGGCGCTCTCGTGGTTGTTGCAGCGGACTCTGCGGGTCGATCCGGCGACGGAAACATTCGTCGGTGATGACGAAGCGAACCGGCTGCGTTTTCGTCCCGAGCGGGACTGGGCGTGA
- a CDS encoding ankyrin repeat domain-containing protein: MNAGSQDLKRAAFDGDLDTVRRLVESGVDVNATESHGSGTLLNFHPHITEYLLAMGADPNRQANEHGASVLAGLCYVNQVECARLLLQHGAVPDRGRDETLETPLHHGLAGDAGVELVELLIRHGADLNAVTKPGIVSCNFYGQTPTRGETPLHRAAAYASMEIVQRLVDAGGDREIADSDGYLPYHWAGWHRRSKELVLLLRPW, encoded by the coding sequence ATGAACGCTGGCTCACAGGATCTGAAGCGCGCCGCCTTCGACGGCGACCTTGACACGGTTCGCCGTCTGGTCGAATCCGGAGTGGACGTCAACGCGACTGAATCGCACGGCTCCGGCACGCTGCTGAACTTTCATCCGCACATCACCGAGTACCTGCTGGCCATGGGGGCCGACCCGAATCGCCAGGCCAACGAGCACGGGGCGTCGGTGTTGGCCGGACTCTGCTATGTCAACCAAGTCGAGTGCGCGCGGCTGCTGCTTCAACACGGTGCGGTCCCGGATCGCGGCCGTGACGAGACGCTGGAAACGCCGCTCCACCACGGGCTGGCCGGTGATGCGGGCGTCGAGCTGGTGGAGTTGCTGATACGGCACGGAGCCGATCTGAATGCGGTGACCAAGCCCGGGATCGTCAGTTGTAATTTCTATGGCCAGACACCGACACGCGGCGAAACACCGCTGCACCGTGCGGCCGCCTATGCGTCCATGGAAATCGTCCAGCGGCTGGTTGACGCCGGCGGTGATCGTGAAATTGCCGATTCCGACGGGTACTTGCCATACCATTGGGCAGGCTGGCACCGACGATCGAAAGAATTGGTTCTTCTGCTAAGGCCGTGGTAA
- a CDS encoding outer membrane protein assembly factor BamB family protein: MFCSRYSVSCLAAVFVLASCRADAGDWLGFRGDGRSFDPEAKTPAEFDSESGKNIAWRVATTGRGIGGPLVIGDQVIVTGCGGEDERDLYVESYSVADGKRLWSRPMRATGRPFTHPTSSNASPTPASDGERIFALFSSCDLVCYDLQGHLIWYRALAIDHPKTGNDISMSSSPVVVDGVVVVQLENQGDSFAAGIDASSGEILWTNDRSASSNWSSPQPVESEDGISAVAMHNGSGVELVDAKSGEVLKRFDVSGDGTASSTFASPYIIVPGQSTTAIRLSAAEAEGDDAVATIQWQSNKLRPQRCSPVASSDRIYMGRGSTLMAGSISDGSVLWTARLGKLNNVWATPVLTATGLYVVGSDGKVIVVEDQGDKGEVIAESDLGESVLASPAVSGNALYFRSENGLIKVAG; this comes from the coding sequence ATGTTCTGCTCTCGATACTCGGTGTCCTGTCTCGCTGCCGTGTTTGTGCTCGCGTCCTGCCGTGCCGATGCCGGGGATTGGCTCGGTTTTCGGGGGGACGGCCGGTCGTTTGATCCCGAGGCCAAGACGCCCGCCGAGTTTGATTCTGAATCCGGTAAGAACATCGCCTGGCGGGTGGCAACGACGGGACGAGGGATCGGTGGTCCATTGGTGATCGGGGATCAAGTGATCGTGACCGGATGCGGCGGCGAAGACGAACGCGATTTGTATGTCGAATCGTATTCGGTCGCCGACGGAAAACGGTTGTGGTCGCGGCCGATGCGTGCCACCGGCCGGCCGTTCACCCACCCGACCAGCTCCAACGCGTCGCCGACGCCGGCCAGCGACGGCGAGCGGATCTTTGCGTTGTTCAGCAGCTGTGATCTGGTTTGCTATGACCTCCAGGGGCATTTGATTTGGTACCGCGCCCTGGCGATCGATCATCCCAAAACCGGCAACGATATCAGCATGAGCAGCTCGCCGGTCGTCGTCGATGGCGTGGTGGTCGTGCAGCTCGAAAACCAAGGTGATTCCTTTGCCGCGGGGATCGACGCGAGCAGTGGCGAGATCCTGTGGACCAATGACCGCAGTGCGTCGTCCAACTGGTCGTCACCGCAACCGGTCGAGAGCGAAGACGGGATCTCGGCCGTCGCGATGCACAATGGGTCAGGGGTCGAGTTGGTCGATGCCAAGTCCGGTGAAGTGCTGAAGCGTTTTGACGTTTCCGGCGACGGGACTGCATCGAGCACGTTTGCATCGCCGTACATCATTGTGCCCGGGCAATCGACCACGGCGATCCGATTGAGTGCCGCGGAAGCCGAAGGGGATGACGCGGTTGCGACGATTCAGTGGCAGAGCAACAAGCTGCGTCCCCAGCGATGCAGCCCGGTGGCATCGAGTGACCGGATCTACATGGGGCGCGGAAGCACGTTGATGGCCGGATCGATCAGTGACGGATCGGTCTTGTGGACGGCCCGGCTGGGAAAGCTGAACAACGTGTGGGCGACACCGGTCTTGACCGCGACGGGACTGTACGTCGTCGGATCGGACGGCAAAGTCATCGTGGTTGAAGACCAGGGCGACAAGGGAGAAGTGATCGCCGAGTCGGACCTGGGCGAATCGGTCTTGGCCAGCCCCGCCGTCAGCGGCAATGCCCTGTATTTCCGCAGCGAGAATGGGCTGATCAAGGTCGCAGGCTAG
- a CDS encoding transcriptional regulator, whose product MYLSPEPWRMQKTTIGSNKQVGDEVPQELRELTAAIDALPARYRDTVAPALSRAIDCSTRRRRILNLVQEALSQLRLDMKYLVFDLEATRRERDQYREILEKEDLL is encoded by the coding sequence ATGTATCTCTCTCCGGAGCCCTGGCGCATGCAAAAGACGACGATCGGATCGAACAAACAAGTTGGCGACGAAGTTCCCCAAGAATTGCGTGAGCTGACTGCAGCGATCGACGCCCTGCCCGCACGCTACCGTGACACCGTCGCGCCGGCGCTCTCGCGTGCGATCGACTGCAGCACCCGGCGGCGACGCATCCTGAACCTCGTTCAAGAAGCCCTGTCGCAATTGCGGTTGGACATGAAATACCTGGTGTTTGACCTGGAAGCCACCCGCCGCGAACGCGATCAATATCGAGAAATCTTGGAAAAAGAAGACCTGCTCTAG